GGTCACGCTGGCGAGCGTGAACACCCACGCGGGCGTCCCCGAGACGACCCCGGCGGGCTTCGTGAACCAGTGGTCGGTGATGGACAAGGCCGGCATCCCGGTGGTGGCCCTGCGTGACAACCCGCGGTTCGCGTTCAGCATGGCCGCCTGTGTCGCGCAGCAGGGGCCGGCCAACCCGGCGTGCGTGCTCGACCGCGACGCCGTGCAGCCCGCCGCGCCGTCGTACACGGACACGCGCGGCGTGCCGGGCAATGTGTCGTTCCTGGACTTCACGGATTACTTCTGCGACAAGGAAACCTGCCCGCCCGTGGTCGGCAACGTGCTGGTGTACATGGACGACAACCACCTCACCGCCACTTTTCTGACCACGCTGGCACCCATCGCCGACAAGCAGGTGAAGGCCGCCCTGAAGTGGTGATCGCCCTGGTTCCCTGATCCCCGTATGCTGCGGCACCGGAAGATCGACAGGGGGAAGCGGGGGAGATGACACGCGCGGGGTGGGACGCGTTCCAGGCCGCCCAGGCCGAGGCGGCGGCGGGCCGGACGACATTGCTGGCCGGGCCGGACGGCACTTCGTGGCTGCTGGTGCCGGGACAGCCGTGGCAGTGGCTACGACCGGGTGGTGCGTGGCAGTTCGGAGTGGTGCCGCCGGATCCGGCTTACCGGGCCGGAACGCGGATGGTGCCGCCGCCCGGAGGCGGACGGCCGGGTCAAGGTCAGGGGCAGCCGGGCCGAGGTGGCGGGACGGGACAGTTCGTGCCGCCCGCCGGCCCTGGTGCTCCGGGTGGGCAAGGCGGACGGCCGATGCCTTCCGGGCCGCCGCCCGCACCACCGGTCCAGACCGGGCCTCCGCCGGTGCAGTCGGGCTTTCCGCCCGCGCCCCCGGTTCAGTCCGGGCCGGTGCCCGCGCAGCCGTGGCCGGGTCGATCCGTGCCGATGTCGGTCCAGTCCGGGCCGATCCCCGCTCAACCGACGCCACCGCCGGTCCAGTCCGCGCCGTTGCCCGCCCAACCCACGCAGCAGAGCCGTCCGGCCGGTCCCGTCGCGCCGCCGATGCCCGCGCGTCCGGAGGAAAGCCCCATCCGGGTGGAGAACTTCGCCGGCGGGTCGTTCGTCTCCGGGGACGAGTCGGCGGCCGAGTTCGTGAGCCGGGTGGTGCAGGTCGTCTCGTGGGCCGACCGCACCCGGCACGGCCAGGGTGGCTCGGGTGAACCGCCGCCGCGGGAACCGGAACAGCCCAAGGGCAAGAAGGGCGGGCTCCTCGACGACCTCGCCCGCAACACCCGCTCCACGACCTTCGACCTGCTCGCCGCCGGCAACCGGGTGTGGGGCCGCAAAGAGCAGGAGCGGTACGAGAAGGCGCATGCCGAGTGGACCGTCGCGTACCAGGAATGGGAGCGCCGCAACGGTTCCGGCACGCGCCAGCCGAACCCGCTCGTGCTGCTCGTCGGTGAGCCGCACACCGGGCAGCGCCGGTTGTGGCGGTCGGTTCGTGACGCGCTCGGCGCGGCCGAGGTCAGCTTCGAGGACTTCGTCACGGTCGGCGCGGCCGAGGTGCTGGGCGACGACGACTCGGCCGGCGACGCGCTGCGCCGGTTCGTCTCGCGGTGCACCGATCCGGCGATGATCCTCGTCGAAGACGTCGAGCCGCTCTTGGAGAAGGATCTCACCGGCGTCGTGCGGGCACTGCGGGACTACGCGCACGACCAAAGCAGCTGCCGCCTGCTCGTGCTCGCGGGCACCGAGCGCGCGGTCGAGCGGCTGCGCACCGAGGCGCCGGACCTGCTTTCCTCCGTGCTGCAGTACCGGATGCCGCGGTTCACCCGGCCCGCGCACGCGGCCGCGTTGCTGGACGTCGTCGCGGCCGAACGGTCCTTCGTCCTGCCCCCGGACGTCCGCGACCGGCTGGCGCAGCTGGCGAACCTCTCCGCGGGTGCGCGCGGCGTCGAAGCCCTGCTGGATGCGGCCGGACGCGAAGCCGTCGCGAGCGGTCCGTCGGCGGACGGCCGGATCCACCTGGCGCCGCAGCACCTCGCGCCGCTCGTCGCGGCGGCCCAGCAGCGGGGTGGGCGCCCGATCGAGGAGCTGCTCGCCGAGCTGGACGGGATGATCGGGCTCGACTCGGTGAAACAGCGCGTGCGCGCGCTGGTCGCCGAGGCCCAGATCGACGCCCGGCGCCGCGACGCGGGCCTGCCCGTGGCCACCCGCAGCCGGCACCTCGTGCTCACCGGGAACCCGGGCACGGCGAAGACGACCGTCGCACGACTGGTCGGCAAGATCTACCAGGCGCTCGGGATGCTGCCGAAGGGCCACGTCGTCGAGGTCGCGCGGCCGGACCTGGTGGGCGAGTACGTCGGCGAGACGTCGAAGAAGACCCGCGCGGTGTGCGAACGCGCGTCCGGCGGGGTGCTCTTCATCGACGAGGCCTACAGCCTCGCGCTGGACAAGGACGACGACTACGGCCGCGAAGCCGTCGCCGAGCTCCTGCTCCAGATGGAGAACCACCGCGACGACCTCATCGTCTTCGCCGCCGGTTACCCGAAGGAGATGGACGGGTTCCTGGAGACGAACCCGGGCCTGCGTTCGCGCTTCGCCTCCAAGATCGAGTTCCCCGACTACACCGCCGACGAGCTGGCCGGCATCTACCGCGTGCTCGCCAAGGGCCAGGGCTACGACCTCGCCGACGACCTGCTGGCCCAGCTGCCCGAGGCCATGCGGCAGATCCCGCGGGGCCGCGGCTTCGCCAACGGCCGCTCCGCGCGCGGCGTGCTGGAGACGACGATCGGCAAGCAGTCGGCCCGCCTCGCGGCGCAACCGGACGCCCCCGCGTCCGCACTGTCCACTTTGGTCGCCGCCGACCTGCCGGACCGCGGCGAATCCGGCGTCGCCGTCACGGACGACGCCGGCCCGCGCCGCGGTCTGGACGACCTGCTCGCCGAGCTCGACGGCATGATCGGCCTCGACGCCGTGAAGGAACGCGTGCGCGCGCTCGTCGCCGGGGCGCGGATGGACGCGCGGCGGCGCAAGGCCGGGCTGCCCGTCGGGGCGAGCAGCCGCCACCTCGTCTTCACCGGAAACCCGGGCACGGCGAAGACGACCGTCGCGCGGCTGATGGGGCGGTTGTACCGGGAGCTGGGGCTGCTGTCGTCCGGGCACCTGGTGGAGGTCGCGCGGCCGGACCTGGTCGGGGAGTACCTCGGCCAGACCTCGCCCAAGACGCGCGAGGTGTGCGAACGCGCGCTCGGCGGCGTGCTGTTCATCGACGAGGCCTACAACCTCGTGCAGGTCTACGGCAGCGGCGGCGCGGACTACGGCGACGAAGCCGTCGCCGAGCTGCTGGTCCAGATGGAGAACCACCGCGACGACCTGATCGTCATCGCGGCCGGTTACCCCGCCGACATGGACCGCTTCCTCGACGTCAACGCCGGCCTGCGCTCGCGCTTCGGCGGCACCGTCGAGTTCGCGGACTACACCGACGAGCAGCTCGCCGCGATCTTCACGGCGATGACCACCCAGCGCGGCTACCGGCTCGCCCCCGAGCTCGCCGCGGCGCTGCCCGCGGTCATGGCCGGGCTCGACCGCGGCAGCGGCTTCGCCAACGGCCGCTCGGCGCGTGGCTTGCTGGAGCAGGCGATCGCCGCGCAGGCGCTGCGGCTGGCCGGCCCGGACGTCGACCTGGAGTCCGTCGACGACGCCGAGCTGACGCTCCTGACGCCGGCGGATCTGCCCCCGCACGGGTGAGCTTCGGCGCGCGCCGCCGGTGGGGGAGCAGGAAAGCCCGCCCACCGGCGGGGCCGGGCCACCGCACTGGGTGACGCCGTCGCCGACCGGCGTGGGTGCGGCGGCTACCCTGAACGTCGTGCCTTCTCCCACCACTGAGCCAGCCCGCAGTCGTCGTGTCTCCCTCGTGACCCTGGGCTGCGCCCGCAACGAGGTCGACTCCGAGGAGCTGGCCGGACGGCTCGCGGCCGGGGGCTGGGAGCTGGCGGCGGACCCCGAGGACTCTGACGTGGTCGTGGTGAACACGTGCGGCTTCGTGGAGTCGGCGAAGAAGGACTCGGTCGACACGCTGCTCGCCGCGTCCGACACCGGCCGCAAGGTCGTGGCCGTCGGGTGCATGGCGGAGCGCTATGGCACGGAGCTGGCCGAGAGCCTGCCCGAGGCCGACGCCGTGCTCGGGTTCGACCACTACGCCGAGCTGTCCGACCGCCTCGACGACGTCGTGGCGGGCCGCACGGTCGCGTCGCACACGCCGTCGGACCGGCGCAAGCTGCTGCCGATCAGCCCGGTTCAGCGGCCCGCTGCCGCCGAGACCGTGGAGGTCCCCGGGCACGCCCAGCGCGGCTGGGGCCCGCGGGTGCTGCGCACTCGGCTCGACGACTCGCCCGTGGCCGCGCTGAAGATCGCGTCCGGCTGCGACCGGCGCTGCTCGTTCTGCGCCATCCCGTCGTTCCGCGGCTCGTTCGTCTCTCGTCAGCCGGAGGAGATCGTCGCCGAGGCGCAGTGGCTCGCGGAGAACGGCGTGAAGGAGCTGTTTCTCGTCAGCGAGAACTCCACCTCCTACGGCAAGGACTTCGGCCGCGACGGCACGCGCGCACTGGAGCTGCTGCTGCCGCGCCTGGCCGAGGTCGAGGGCATCGACCGCGTGCGCGTGTCGTACCTGCAGCCCGCCGAGACGCGGCCGCAGCTGGTGAAGGCCATCGCGACCACGCCGGGCGTCGCCGACTACTTCGACCTGTCCTTCCAGCACTCGAGCGAGCAGGTGCTGCGCCGGATGCGCCGGTTCGGGTCCACCGACTCGTTCCTCGCGCTCACCGAGCAGATCCGCGAGTACGCGCCGGAGGCCGGGATCCGCACCAACGTGATCGTCGGCTTCCCCGGCGAGACCGAGGACGACCTCGCGGAGCTCGAACGCTTCCTCACCGGCGCGCGCCTCGACGCCGTCGGCGTGTTCGGCTACTCCGACGAGGACGGCACGGAGGCCGAGACCTTCGACGGCAAGCTCGACCCCGCCGTGGTCACCGAGCGTGTCACCCGGATCTCGGCGCTGGTCGAAGAGCTCACCGCCCAGCGGGCCGAGGATCGCATCGGCACGTTCGTGGACGTCCTGGTGGAGCAACCGGCCGAGGACGGCGACGACGCCGTCGGCCGGGCCGCCCACCAGGCGCCCGAGGTCGACGGCGAGTGCGTGATCCTCGAAGACCCGGACCGCGCCGCCGTCGAGGTGGGCGATCTGGTGCGCTGCGAGGTCGTCGACTCCGCCGGGGTCGACCTGATCGTCCGCCCGGTGCCGGACGCGGACCGGTGAGTGCCGCACCCAGCGACGCCGGCGAGGGCATGACCCGCGCCGCGGAGGTGTCGTCCCAGGGCGCGGCCCCCCAGCCCCACGAGGTGCCTGCTGAAACGGGGGCCGCTCGCATGCCCGAGCCTGCCGTACCCGAACCGACGCCCGTCCCGACGCTGAACGTCGCGAACTTGCTCACGCTCTCGCGGCTGGTGCTGGTGCCGCTGTTCGTCCTCGCGCTCTTCGCCGGCGACGGCGTGGACACCACGTGGCGCGCGATCGCCACCGGCCTGTTCGTCATCGCCTCGGCCACCGACCAGGTCGACGGCTGGGTCGCCCGCAAGTACGGCCTGATCACCGACTTCGGCAAGATCGCCGACCCCATCGCCGACAAGGCGCTCATCGGCGCCGCGCTCGTCGGGCTCAGCGTGCTGGGCGAGCTGCCGTGGTGGGTCACGATCGTGATCGCGGTCAGGGAGATCGGTGTCACACTTCTGCGCTTCTGGGTGATTCGTCACGGTGTCATCCCAGCGAGCCGCGGCGGCAAGGCCAAGACGATGACGCAGATCCTGGCCATCGTCGTCTACCTGCTGCCCCTGCCGGCCGGGGCCGAACCGGTGCGCTGGGTGCTGATGGGGCTCGCGGTGCTGCTGACCGTGGTCACCGGCGTCGACTACCTGATCCGCGCGATCCGCCTGCGCGCGGCGGGCCGCCGGGCGACGGGCGCTTGATGGCCGAGCGCGGCGGGGTGGAACTCGATGGGGTGGCCGCGCAGCTGGTGGCCGTCCTGACCCGGCGCGGGGAGACCGTGGCCACGGCCGAGTCGCTGACCGCCGGGCTGGTGTGCGCCACCGTCGCCCGCATCCCGGGCGCGAGCGTGGTGCTGCGCGGCGGGCTCGTCGTCTACGCCACGGAGCTGAAGGCCGTGCTGGCGGGTGTCGACGAGCAGCTGCTGGCCGAGCACGGCGCCGTGCACCCCGAGGTGGCGGCGCAGCTGGCCGACGGCGCGCGCGAGCGCTGCGGCGCCACGTGGGGCCTGGGGCTGACCGGCGTCGCGGGCCCGACCGCCCAGGACGGGGTGTCTCCGGGCACCGTGTACATCGGGCTCAGCGGGCCCTCGACGCGAATCGTCCGTACTCTGGCGGAGACCGGTGACCGGGACATGATCAGGACCGCGTCGGTGCGTTCGGCGTTTGCCCTGCTCGGGGAACATCTACACTGAATGGGGCGTTCGCCCTTGGCGGACGCACGTGTCAAGTCCTGCGCTCGGGGCGCCGCTCTGGGTAACGTAGGAGGCACCAGTTCGGGAAGGGAGGCGCGTGATGACCGTGCTGTTGCGTGAGGCGATCGGTGATCGGCTCCGTCATGCCCGCACCAACCAGCGTCGAACGCTGCGTGACATCTCCCGCGCCGCCAGGGTGAGTCTCGGCTACCTGTCCGAGGTCGAGCGCGGTCAGAAGGAGGCCTCAAGCGAGCTGCTGGCTTCCATCTGCGACGCCCTGGACCTTCCGCTCGGCGAGCTGCTCCACAAGGTCGCGGCCGACGTGACGGCCCTCGAGTCGGTGGAGGTCGCTCCGGTCGACGAGCGCGTGGTCGACGGCGCTCCGCGGGAGACCGTGCCGGCGGAGCGGGAAGCCACCGCGTCGGCGAGCGGGTTCGAAGGCGGCCGCCTGGTCTCCGAGCTGGTCGGCGACGACTTGTCCGACCTGCGGCTTTCGCCCGCTCCTCGGATGAACACCCAGCTGCGGACCACGATCGGCGCGCCGAAGCT
The sequence above is a segment of the Amycolatopsis sp. 2-15 genome. Coding sequences within it:
- a CDS encoding helix-turn-helix domain-containing protein, with amino-acid sequence MTVLLREAIGDRLRHARTNQRRTLRDISRAARVSLGYLSEVERGQKEASSELLASICDALDLPLGELLHKVAADVTALESVEVAPVDERVVDGAPRETVPAEREATASASGFEGGRLVSELVGDDLSDLRLSPAPRMNTQLRTTIGAPKLASTIAA
- a CDS encoding AAA family ATPase; translated protein: MPAQPTQQSRPAGPVAPPMPARPEESPIRVENFAGGSFVSGDESAAEFVSRVVQVVSWADRTRHGQGGSGEPPPREPEQPKGKKGGLLDDLARNTRSTTFDLLAAGNRVWGRKEQERYEKAHAEWTVAYQEWERRNGSGTRQPNPLVLLVGEPHTGQRRLWRSVRDALGAAEVSFEDFVTVGAAEVLGDDDSAGDALRRFVSRCTDPAMILVEDVEPLLEKDLTGVVRALRDYAHDQSSCRLLVLAGTERAVERLRTEAPDLLSSVLQYRMPRFTRPAHAAALLDVVAAERSFVLPPDVRDRLAQLANLSAGARGVEALLDAAGREAVASGPSADGRIHLAPQHLAPLVAAAQQRGGRPIEELLAELDGMIGLDSVKQRVRALVAEAQIDARRRDAGLPVATRSRHLVLTGNPGTAKTTVARLVGKIYQALGMLPKGHVVEVARPDLVGEYVGETSKKTRAVCERASGGVLFIDEAYSLALDKDDDYGREAVAELLLQMENHRDDLIVFAAGYPKEMDGFLETNPGLRSRFASKIEFPDYTADELAGIYRVLAKGQGYDLADDLLAQLPEAMRQIPRGRGFANGRSARGVLETTIGKQSARLAAQPDAPASALSTLVAADLPDRGESGVAVTDDAGPRRGLDDLLAELDGMIGLDAVKERVRALVAGARMDARRRKAGLPVGASSRHLVFTGNPGTAKTTVARLMGRLYRELGLLSSGHLVEVARPDLVGEYLGQTSPKTREVCERALGGVLFIDEAYNLVQVYGSGGADYGDEAVAELLVQMENHRDDLIVIAAGYPADMDRFLDVNAGLRSRFGGTVEFADYTDEQLAAIFTAMTTQRGYRLAPELAAALPAVMAGLDRGSGFANGRSARGLLEQAIAAQALRLAGPDVDLESVDDAELTLLTPADLPPHG
- the pgsA gene encoding CDP-diacylglycerol--glycerol-3-phosphate 3-phosphatidyltransferase translates to MSAAPSDAGEGMTRAAEVSSQGAAPQPHEVPAETGAARMPEPAVPEPTPVPTLNVANLLTLSRLVLVPLFVLALFAGDGVDTTWRAIATGLFVIASATDQVDGWVARKYGLITDFGKIADPIADKALIGAALVGLSVLGELPWWVTIVIAVREIGVTLLRFWVIRHGVIPASRGGKAKTMTQILAIVVYLLPLPAGAEPVRWVLMGLAVLLTVVTGVDYLIRAIRLRAAGRRATGA
- a CDS encoding CinA family protein, with protein sequence MAERGGVELDGVAAQLVAVLTRRGETVATAESLTAGLVCATVARIPGASVVLRGGLVVYATELKAVLAGVDEQLLAEHGAVHPEVAAQLADGARERCGATWGLGLTGVAGPTAQDGVSPGTVYIGLSGPSTRIVRTLAETGDRDMIRTASVRSAFALLGEHLH
- the rimO gene encoding 30S ribosomal protein S12 methylthiotransferase RimO — its product is MPSPTTEPARSRRVSLVTLGCARNEVDSEELAGRLAAGGWELAADPEDSDVVVVNTCGFVESAKKDSVDTLLAASDTGRKVVAVGCMAERYGTELAESLPEADAVLGFDHYAELSDRLDDVVAGRTVASHTPSDRRKLLPISPVQRPAAAETVEVPGHAQRGWGPRVLRTRLDDSPVAALKIASGCDRRCSFCAIPSFRGSFVSRQPEEIVAEAQWLAENGVKELFLVSENSTSYGKDFGRDGTRALELLLPRLAEVEGIDRVRVSYLQPAETRPQLVKAIATTPGVADYFDLSFQHSSEQVLRRMRRFGSTDSFLALTEQIREYAPEAGIRTNVIVGFPGETEDDLAELERFLTGARLDAVGVFGYSDEDGTEAETFDGKLDPAVVTERVTRISALVEELTAQRAEDRIGTFVDVLVEQPAEDGDDAVGRAAHQAPEVDGECVILEDPDRAAVEVGDLVRCEVVDSAGVDLIVRPVPDADR